The following proteins are co-located in the Vigna angularis cultivar LongXiaoDou No.4 chromosome 2, ASM1680809v1, whole genome shotgun sequence genome:
- the LOC108323263 gene encoding xyloglucan galactosyltransferase MUR3, which translates to MRRRPVAAILPDEMEKPSARNPNSRICFLATLSAFFWFLLLYFHFAVLGNQSPKLTPITVTFQQPRKSLGSQTLIEAPPPPSFPFARALQTALNKSDRCGGRYIYVHDLPSRFNEDMLKKCRTLSLWTNMCKFTTNAGLGPPLENVKGVFSDTGWYATNQFVVDVIFSNRMKQYDCLTQDPSLAAAFFVPFYAGFDIARYLWGYNISVRDSASLDLVDWLVRRPEWKIMNGRDHFLVAGRITWDFRRLSEDESDWGNKLLFLPAARNMSMLVVESSPWNANDFGIPYPTYFHPAKDDDVFIWQERMRRLERKWLFSFAGAPRPDNPKSIRGQIIDQCKRSKVGKLLECDFGESKCHSPSSIMQMFQGSLFCLQPQGDSYTRRSAFDSMLAGCIPVFFHPGSAYTQYTWHLPKNYTKYSVFIPEDDIRKRNVSIEERLTQIPEEEVRIMREEVISLIPRLVYADPRSKLETLKDAFDVSVQAVIDKVTNLRKDIMEGRTDDNFIEENSWKYALLDAGQREVGPHEWDPFFSKPKDGNADSSDLSSEAAKNSWKNEQRDTS; encoded by the coding sequence ATGAGACGGCGCCCCGTGGCGGCCATTCTCCCTGACGAGATGGAGAAACCCTCCGCCAGGAACCCTAATTCCCGCATCTGCTTCCTGGCAACACTCTCCGCATTCTTCTGGTTCCTCCTCCTCTACTTCCACTTCGCCGTTCTCGGAAACCAATCCCCCAAACTAACCCCTATCACCGTCACCTTTCAGCAACCTCGCAAAAGCCTTGGCTCCCAAACCCTAATCGAAGCCCCTCCGCCACCCTCCTTTCCCTTCGCACGTGCCCTCCAGACCGCCCTCAACAAGTCCGACAGGTGTGGAGGCCGCTACATCTACGTCCACGACCTCCCCTCCCGCTTCAACGAGGACATGTTGAAGAAGTGCAGAACGCTTTCCCTTTGGACCAACATGTGCAAGTTCACCACCAACGCCGGCCTCGGCCCCCCCTTGGAAAACGTTAAGGGCGTCTTCTCCGACACCGGCTGGTACGCTACCAATCAGTTCGTCGTTGACGTCATCTTTAGCAACCGGATGAAACAGTACGACTGCCTCACCCAGGACCCTTCCCTTGCCGCTGCATTTTTTGTCCCCTTCTACGCCGGCTTCGACATCGCCCGCTACCTCTGGGGCTATAACATATCCGTCAGAGACTCTGCGTCGCTTGATCTCGTTGATTGGCTTGTGAGGAGGCCCGAGTGGAAGATCATGAACGGGAGGGACCATTTTCTCGTGGCGGGGAGGATCACGTGGGATTTTAGAAGACTCAGTGAGGACGAATCGGATTGGGGGAACAAGCTTTTGTTTCTACCTGCGGCGCGGAACATGTCCATGCTTGTGGTGGAGTCGAGTCCCTGGAATGCGAATGATTTTGGGATTCCTTATCCCACCTATTTTCACCCTGCTAAGGATGATGATGTCTTCATTTGGCAGGAGAGGATGCGGAGGTTGGAGAGGAAGTGGTTGTTTTCTTTCGCCGGGGCTCCGCGTCCGGATAACCCGAAATCGATTCGGGGGCAGATTATTGATCAGTGTAAGAGATCCAAGGTGGGTAAGTTGTTGGAGTGTGATTTTGGTGAGAGTAAGTGTCATTCCCCGAGCAGCATAATGCAGATGTTTCAAGGGTCACTTTTCTGCCTTCAGCCTCAAGGGGATTCCTATACCCGACGATCTGCTTTTGATTCAATGCTAGCTGGGTGTATACCTGTGTTTTTTCATCCGGGTTCGGCTTACACTCAATACACTTGGCACCTTCCCAAGAATTATACTAAGTACTCGGTGTTCATTCCGGAGGACGATATTCGGAAGAGGAATGTCAGTATAGAAGAGAGGCTTACACAGATTCCCGAGGAGGAAGTCAGGATCATGAGAGAGGAGGTCATTAGTTTGATCCCTAGATTGGTGTACGCGGATCCTCGATCCAAACTTGAGACTCTTAAGGATGCGTTTGATGTTTCGGTGCAGGCTGTGATTGACAAGGTTACCAATTTGAGGAAGGACATCATGGAAGGTCGCACCGATGATAATTTCATTGAGGAGAATAGTTGGAAGTATGCGTTGTTGGATGCGGGACAGCGCGAGGTTGGACCTCATGAATGGGATCCCTTCTTTTCTAAACCCAAGGATGGAAATGCGGATTCCAGTGATTTGTCTTCTGAGGCTGCAAAGAATTCTTGGAAAAATGAGCAAAGGGATACTTCTTGA